In Zingiber officinale cultivar Zhangliang chromosome 1A, Zo_v1.1, whole genome shotgun sequence, a genomic segment contains:
- the LOC122007859 gene encoding uncharacterized protein LOC122007859, protein MWIREHLYFNGFSKNYLNWIWHGEAAEKDRLNSSVNQEPTDNYHNDFETVNLCEAAYDNHTENPEAFMKFLEEAEKPLYKGCKRYTKLSAFVKLYNTKARHGMSDALFSDLLADFGDMLPDNHNLPSSIYEAKKTLSCLALSHEKIHACSNDCILYRKQYKDCVSCPKCGLSRWKLTKKNIEKKGVPAKVVWYFPPIPRFKRMFKSLETSRNLTWHADSTRVVGQLRHPVDSPSWKLVDHMWPDFGSETRNIRLTLAADGINPHSNLSSHYSCWPIMLATYNLPPDMCMKRKFIMLTMLISGPKQPGNDIDVYLEVLVDDLQLLWEGVDGVYDAYRREVFTLKPVLLWTINDFPAYGNLSGCTTHGYYACPICGEDTYAKHLPNGKKMSFVEHRRFLPRFHPYRRQIKEFNGMEELGEAGRSLSGIKLHCLDVMHIEKNVFESLINTLMNIKGKTKDNVAARLDMVQMGIRPQLAPKISEKRTYLPPAACSFTKNERLQVCRSLMDIKVPEGFSSNMKNLVCMDEMKLSSLKSHDSHVIMQHFLPIVIRNSLPKYVRYAVIRLFFFFKDICCKIIDVAKLDKLQADLIVTLCLLEQWMYPFERCMKVLKSYVGSRKYPEGCIVRRYAAEEAVEFCSEYLNDLDPVEVPKSLRDPNASIPGFSASNSSIIVQQIDLQQAHLTVLENTEEISPYIIEHKSFLKTMFPKKQKDARWIQDAHNKRNACRWLEIDSCNGGMTSSLRWLAHGPRVRVLKCDSYVINGNLYQTKERDDEKVCQNSGVSLLANTMLVCSAKDKNPVLKNVTFYGVIEEIWELDYHQFQVPLFKCAWVSNDKGIQYNDECGFTLVNLNKRGHQKDEFVLASQRKIAKYDEPRVVEDIELHQDADGLAAAELRGETKIEEPPITGQKKTRGPTSMCRLIAAARWGKKSTIEYDDIGRPVYNENGKAL, encoded by the exons ATGTGGATTCGGGAGCATCTTTACTTCAATGGTTTcagtaaaaattatttgaattggattTGGCATGGTGAGGCTGCGGAGAAGGATAGATTAAATTCGAGTGTCAACCAAGAGCCAACTGATAATTATCATAATGATTTTGAAACTGTTAATTTGTGTGAGGCAGCGTATGATAACCATACAGAAAATCCAGAAGCATTTATGAAGTTTTTGGAGGAAGCAGAGAAGCCACTGTATAAGGGATGCAAACGTTACACAAAGTTGAGTGCATTTGTAAAACTATACAATACCAAAGCAAGGCATGGGAtgagtgatgctctattttcagATCTACTAGCAGATTTTGGGGACATGCTGCCAGATAACCACAATCTGCCATCGTCAATTTATGAAGCAAAGAAGACGTTGAGTTGTTTGGCTTTGAGTCATGAAAAGATTCATGCTTGTTCCAATGATTGCATCCTTTATAGGAAACAATATAAAGACTGCGTAAGCTGCCCGAAATGTGGCTTATCAAGATGGAAGCTAACCAAGAAAAATATTGAGAAGAAAGGTGTTCCTGCCAAAGTGGTTTGGTATTTCCCTCCCATACCAAGATTTAagcgcatgtttaaatctttagaaACTTCCAGAAATTTAACATGGCATGCAGATAGCACAAGAGTTGTTGGTCAGTTACGCCATCCAGTTGATTCACCGTCATGGAAATTGGTGGATCATATGTGGCCCGACTTTGGAAGTGAGACAAGAAATATTCGCCTGACACTTGCAGCCGATGGAATTAATCCTCACAGCAATCTTAGTAGTCACTACAGTTGCTGGCCAATTATGCTGGCCACATATAATTTGCCTCCAGACATGTGCATGAAAAGGAAATTCATCATGCTAACGATGCTCATTTCAGGGCCGAAACAGCCTGGAAACGATATCGACGTCTACCTTGAGGTTCTGGTTGATGATTTGCAGCTCTTGtgggaaggagttgatggagtTTATGATGCTTATCGAAGGGAGGTTTTCACTCTTAAACCAGTTCTTTTATGGACCATCAACGACTTTCCTGCATATGGTAACCTTAGTGGATGTACTACACATGGTTATTATGCATGCCCAATATGTGGTGAGGATACTTATGCAAAACACTTACCAAATGGGAAGAAAATGTCATTTGTTGAGCATAGACGATTCCTACCACGATTTCATCCATATCGGAGGCAAATAAAGGAGTTTAATGGCATGGAGGAACTTGGTGAAGCAGGTAGGTCATTATCTGGAATTAAGTT GCATTGTCTCGATGTTATGCACATTGAGAAAAACGTTTTCGAGTCTCTGATTAATACTTTGATGAACATCAAGGGAAAAACCAAGGACAATGTGGCAGCTAGGTTGGACATGGTTCAGATGGGAATTAGGCCTCAATTGGCTCCTAAAATTAGTGAGAAAAGAACATATCTACCTCCTGCAGCATGCTCATTCACAAAAAATGAGAGATTACAAGTATGTAGGTCATTAATGGATATAAAAGTTCCGGAAGGTTTCTCATCAAACATGAAGAATCTTGTCTGCATGGATGAGATGAAGCTGAGTAGCTTGAAATCACATGATTCTCATGTTATAATGCAGCACTTTCTGCCAATAGTCATACGTAATTCTCTGCCAAAATATGTTAGATATGCTGTCATAAGattattcttcttcttcaaagATATTTGTTGCAAGATTATCGATGTAGCCAAGTTAGATAAGCTGCAAGCTGACTTGATTGTTACACTCTGCTTATTGGAGCA atggatgtacccatttgaaagatgcaTGAAGGTGTTGAAAAGTTACGTAGGCAGTCGAAAATATCCAGAAGGTTgcattgttcggagatatgcagcAGAAGAAGCAgttgaattttgttcagaatatCTCAATGACCTTGATCCTGTTGAGGTCCCTAAATCACTACGTGACCCAAACGCAAGCATTCCTGGATTCTCAGCAAGCAATTCATCAATCATCGTCCAACAAATTGATCTCCAACAAGCGCACTTGACTGTTCTAGAAAATACAGAAGAAATATCTCCATACATTAT TGAACACAAATCCTTCTTGAAGACAATGTTTCCCAAGAAACAGAAAGATGCAAGGTGGATACAAGATGCTCATAATAAGAG GAATGCATGTCGGTGGCTGGAAATCGATAGTTGCAATGGTGGAATGACATCGTCATTGAGATGGCTGGCCCATGGACCACGTGTGCGAGTCTTAAAGTGTGATAGCTATGTCATAAATGGCAATTTATACCAAACAAAAGAGCGGGATGATGAGAAAGTTTGTCAAAACAGTGGTGTTTCTCTACTTGCCAACACGATGCTTGTTTGTAGTGCCAAAGATAAGAATCCCGTGTTAAAGAATGTGACtttttatggagttattgaaGAGATATGGGAACTAGACTATCATCAATTTCAAGTTCCTCTTTTCAAGTGCGCATGGGTATCAAATGACAAAGGAATACAATACAATGATGAATGTGGCTTCACCTTAGTTAATCTGAACAAACGAGGCCACCagaaggatgaatttgtgcttgcAAGTCAA CGAAAAATAGCAAAATATGATGAGCCACGTGTAGTTGAGGACATCGAACTACACCAAGATGCTGATGGGTTAGCAGCTGCAGAGCTACGAGGAGAGACTAAAATAGAAGAACCTCCTATTACTGGGCAGAAGAAGACTCGGGGGCCTACATCAATGTGCAGACTTATTGCTGCTGCAAGATGGGGAAAAAAGTCGACGATTGAATATGATGACATAGGACGACCTGTGTACAATGAAAATGGGAAGGCACTATAA
- the LOC122007868 gene encoding uncharacterized protein LOC122007868: MVPINIKLWSTVPENMKQKVWEEISNVFDLAPQSEAAVMSSAGQKWRDFKNKLNSRFVWPYRDNPEKLKSPPEQYQYQIPSAIWKAFVDERLHPSWEVTHEKQKEWASNCKYHHKMSRKGYIGLETELRQRKIFREDEEVDRSFLWRRFVGQKKRGEFISSGSNDVLTTSLGRQEPYGRVRGVGGFVKPQVYFKTPRKKRELVSKALAENFKEQAEETKILKAEVEKLKALLARFMPETSDQVSERVASNKSSHMAVQILEDDVEVFECDNSFNQGKKCHLALKNKGNVVAYGTIVSDGGPNVMLHNAPLGEGNLKVSVDIVLHEEAELPIPLKSGPTVMVDAVGTVVGWPKELVIFPTTKKKKKPAPPFAILEVPDEKNKFKEVESTLPMPCKFLYSFVVRLMTEEETIPIEFDEAMFGRNVSTSLLREDIMRCMEMREIGSRQILVYMGYLYKYLKETNRAEYVSFVDPNKIPAAQDGSTSSQHIANQLKASNGDSICLIPYNTGGVRTYLCMRGNPKRPTFKQLTGNLKQQGCVECGYCVMRYMKEIVECDDLQLERKFAGCVKNQYYTQTRYDEVRIEWSEFVYSYLK; encoded by the exons ATGGTGCCTATTAACATAAAGTTATGGTCCACTGTTCCAGAGAACATGAAACAGAAAGTGTGGGAAGAAATATCG AATGTCTTCGACTTAGCACCTCAAAGCGAGGCGGCAGTGATGAGTTCAGCAGGCCAGAAATGGAGAGACTTCAAAAACAAACTCAACAGTAGGTTTGTCTGGCCATATAGAGATAATCCTGAAAAACTGAAGTCACCACCGGAGCAGTATCAGTATCAGATCCCATCTGCAATTTGGAAAGCTTTTGTTGATGAGAGGCTACATCCATCTTGGGAG GTCACTCATGAAAAACAAAAGGAATGGGCGAGCAATTGCAAGTATCATCACAAAATGTCTCGCAAGGGATACATTGGATTGGAGACTGAATTG AGGCAGAGAAAAATATTCAGGGAGGATGAGGAAGTTGATAGGTCATTCCTTTGGC GACGATTTGTTGGACAAAAAAAGAGGGGAGAGTTCATATCTTCTGGAAGCAATGACGTATTAACTACTTCATTAGGGAGGCAAGAACCTTACGGAAGGGTTAGAGGTGTAGGGGGATTTGTGAAGCCCCAAGTCTACTTCAaaactccaaggaagaagagggagtTGGTGTCAAAGGCTTTGGCTGAAAACTTTAAAGAGCAAGCGGAGGAAACAAAGATTTTGAAAGCTGAAGTTGAAAAACTGAAGGCTCTTCTTGCTCGATTTATGCCAGAAACAAGTGATCAAGTTTCTGAACGTGTAGCATCTAACAAGTCATCGCACATGGCAGTTCAAATATTGGAAGATGATGTGGAAGTTTTTGAATGCGACAATTCATTCAATCAG GGGAAAAAATGTCATTTGGCTTTGAAGAATAAGGGGAATGTGGTGGCATATGGCACGATAGTATCCGACGGAGGCCCAAATGTAATGCTGCACAATGCTCCACTTGGGGAAGGCAACTTAAAGGTGTCTGTTGATATTGTTTTACATGAGGAAGCAGAGCTTCCAATTCCACTTAAGTCGGGACCAACAGTAATGGTAGATGCTGTTGGAACTGTGGTTGGCTGGCCAAAAGAATTGGTGATATTTCCGACGACAAAG aaaaagaagaaacctgcaCCACCATTTGCTATTTTGGAGGTTCCTGatgagaaaaataaattcaaggaagttgaaagtACTCTACCAATGCCATGCAAGTTTTTGTATTCTTTTGTTGTTAGACTGATGACTGAGGAGGAGACCATTCCTATCGAATTTGATGAAGCCATGTTTGGACGTAATGTAAGTACATCGTTGTTGAGAGAGGATATCATGCGCTGTATGGAAATGAGAGAGATAGGGTCCAGGCAaattttggtttacatggg TTACTTGTACAAGTACTTGAAGGAAACAAACAGGGCTGAGTATGTGTCGTTTGTGGATCCCAATAAAATACCAGCCGCTCAAGATGGCAGTACCTCTTCACAACACATTGCTAATCAGTTGAAAGCATCAAACGGAGACAGCATATGCCTTATCCCATACAACACTGG TGGAGTGAGGACGTACCTTTGTATGAGGGGTAATCCAAAACGACCAACTTTCAAACAGTTGACG GGTAATCTCAAACAACAAGGttgtgttgaatgtggatattgtgtcaTGCGGTACATGAAGGAGATTGTTGAATGTGATGATCTACAGTTGGAGAGGAAG TTTGCAGGTTGTGTGAAGAACCAGTACTATACGCAGACACGATATGATGAAGTGAGAATTGAATGGAGTGAATTTGTGTACTCGTATTTGAAGTGA